The following coding sequences lie in one Arachis stenosperma cultivar V10309 chromosome 5, arast.V10309.gnm1.PFL2, whole genome shotgun sequence genomic window:
- the LOC130981208 gene encoding alkane hydroxylase MAH1-like translates to MGPWFTKMNYMITSDPMNVHHIMSKSFDNYVKGPEFREIFQAFGDGIVTADSETWKYIRTMQHSLFRQPSFETMVEKTFQEKVQNSLLPILDHAWLHGNVLDLQDVFSRLMFDETCIMVLGYDPKSLSIEFPLVEIEKAFDEVGECIFYRHIVPRSVWKFQEWLQIGEEKKMTKACKVFDQFLYSCIATKRQELNECNKSSGDDLLSAIMMMGEEKGKMVHDDKFLRDAVFNLFVAGRDPITSALTWFFWLVATHPLVEAKILEEIEKVFGANDGEKLKILGKEDVRKLVYLHGAICESLRLYPAVPIERKQSLKCDTLPSGHRVNPNTIILFFTYAMGRFEEIWGKDCLEFKPERWISEKGGTIRVPSYKFFSFNAGPRTCMGKDLSFIQMKMVASTLLRNYHIQVVENHPTTPAHSTVLFMKHGLKVMITKREF, encoded by the coding sequence ATGGGGCCATGGTTCACCAAAATGAACTATATGATCACTAGTGACCCCATGAATGTTCATCACATAATGAGCAAAAGCTTTGACAACTATGTCAAGGGCCCAGAGTTTCGCGAGATCTTCCAAGCTTTTGGAGACGGTATTGTGACTGCAGATTCAGAGACATGGAAATACATTAGGACCATGCAACATTCCTTGTTCCGGCAACCGAGTTTTGAGACGATGGTGGAGAAAACCTTTCAAGAGAAGGTTCAGAATAGCTTGCTTCCGATACTTGACCATGCATGGTTACATGGAAATGTtttggatcttcaagatgtGTTTAGTCGATTAATGTTCGACGAGACATGCATCATGGTTTTAGGATATGATCCTAAGAGTCTCTCAATTGAGTTTCCATTGGTGGAAATTGAGAAGGCTTTCGATGAAGTTGGGGAGTGCATATTCTATAGGCACATAGTGCCAAGAAGTGTTTGGAAGTTTCAAGAGTGGCTTCAAATTGGTGAGGAGAAGAAGAtgacaaaagcatgcaaagttTTTGACCAATTTCTGTATTCATGCATTGCAACTAAGCGCCAAGAGTTAAATGAATGCAACAAAAGTAGTGGTGATGACTTGCTTAGTGCTATCATGATGATGGGTGAAGAAAAGGGCAAAATGGTCCATGATGATAAGTTTCTAAGAGATGCCGTATTCAATCTTTTTGTAGCCGGGAGAGATCCCATAACTTCGGCTCTTACATGGTTTTTTTGGCTCGTTGCAACACATCCATTAGTGGAGGCCAAGATTCTTGAAGAAATCGAAAAAGTTTTTGGCGCTAACGATGGGGAGAAGCTCAAAATTTTAGGGAAGGAAGATGTAAGGAAGCTAGTTTATCTGCATGGTGCTATATGTGAAAGTTTGAGACTATATCCAGCTGTTCCTATTGAACGTAAGCAATCATTGAAATGTGACACACTTCCTAGTGGTCATCGTGTTAATCCAAATACAATTATTCTGTTTTTTACTTATGCAATGGGAAGGTTTGAAGAGATTTGGGGAAAAGATTGCTTGGAGTTCAAGCCAGAGAGATGGATTTCAGAGAAAGGAGGAACAATACGTGTTCCATCTTATAagttttttagttttaatgCAGGTCCAAGGACATGCATGGGAAAAgacttatcttttattcaaatgaAAATGGTGGCATCTACTCTTTTGCGCAATTATCATATACAAGTGGTGGAAAATCATCCTACTACCCCAGCTCATTCCACTGTGCTTTTTATGAAGCATGGCTTAAAGGTTATGATAACAAAAAGAGAATTCTAA